One stretch of Trichocoleus desertorum ATA4-8-CV12 DNA includes these proteins:
- the dnaJ gene encoding molecular chaperone DnaJ: protein MARDYYEILGVSRDTDKEEIKRAYRRLARKYHPDVNKEDGAEERFKEINRAYEVLSEPETRARYDRFGEAGVGSAAGAGYQDFSDMSGFADIFESFFSGFSGGAGSTGRRRGGPARGDDLRLDLKLDFRDAVFGGEKEIRISHLETCATCSGSGAKPGTRPRTCSTCTGSGQVRRATRTPFGSFTQVSVCPTCNGSGQVIEDKCEVCSGNGQKQETKKLKITIPAGVDNGTRLRVSSEGDAGQRGGPPGDLYVYLFINEDPEFQRDGINVLSEIKISYLQAILGCRLEISTVDGPTELLIPPGTQPSTVLTLENRGVPRLGNPVSRGDHLITILIDIPNRITTEERELLEKLAKIKGDRTGKGGLEGFLGGLFRG from the coding sequence ATGGCCCGCGATTACTATGAAATACTTGGTGTCTCTAGAGACACAGACAAGGAGGAAATTAAGCGTGCCTACCGTCGCTTAGCACGGAAGTACCATCCTGACGTGAATAAAGAGGATGGAGCTGAGGAACGCTTTAAAGAAATTAACCGGGCTTACGAAGTGCTTTCTGAGCCAGAGACTCGCGCTCGTTACGATCGCTTTGGTGAAGCAGGAGTCGGTTCCGCTGCGGGAGCGGGCTACCAAGACTTCAGCGATATGAGCGGTTTTGCAGACATCTTTGAGAGCTTCTTCAGTGGCTTTTCTGGAGGTGCAGGCTCGACAGGCCGTAGACGCGGTGGCCCAGCGAGAGGGGATGACCTGCGACTCGATTTAAAACTAGACTTCCGGGACGCAGTTTTTGGGGGCGAAAAGGAAATTCGCATTAGTCACTTAGAAACTTGTGCCACTTGCAGCGGTTCAGGGGCTAAGCCAGGGACTAGACCGCGCACCTGTTCTACCTGTACGGGTTCTGGACAAGTGCGTCGCGCTACTCGAACCCCGTTTGGTAGTTTTACTCAAGTCTCGGTTTGCCCTACCTGCAATGGTTCTGGGCAAGTGATTGAAGACAAGTGTGAAGTTTGTAGCGGCAATGGCCAAAAGCAGGAAACGAAGAAGCTAAAGATTACGATTCCTGCGGGGGTAGATAATGGGACTCGGTTGCGAGTTTCGAGTGAAGGCGATGCGGGTCAACGCGGTGGCCCTCCAGGCGACCTTTATGTTTACCTCTTTATTAACGAAGATCCTGAGTTTCAACGAGATGGCATCAATGTCCTTTCGGAGATCAAAATCAGCTATCTTCAAGCAATCTTAGGGTGTCGCTTGGAAATAAGTACAGTGGATGGCCCCACTGAACTGCTGATTCCACCTGGAACCCAGCCCAGTACCGTGCTGACCTTGGAAAATAGAGGTGTGCCGCGCCTGGGAAATCCAGTCAGTCGAGGAGATCATCTGATTACCATTTTGATTGACATTCCTAATCGGATCACGACGGAAGAACGAGAGCTACTAGAAAAACTCGCTAAAATTAAAGGCGATCGCACTGGGAAAGGCGGTCTAGAAGGATTTCTCGGAGGACTATTTCGCGGATGA
- a CDS encoding sulfurtransferase TusA family protein has protein sequence MSNAESLKNSGKNSASPDAQIDLRGTPCPLNFVRTKLRLEQMAPGSLLEVWLDPGEPIEQVPDSLAMEGYSIEQVEDRAEFFALRVRRPTVSA, from the coding sequence ATGAGTAACGCCGAATCACTGAAGAACTCTGGCAAGAACTCTGCTAGCCCAGATGCTCAAATTGATCTGCGTGGAACTCCCTGCCCGCTAAACTTTGTCCGCACTAAGTTGCGCCTAGAGCAAATGGCTCCTGGTTCGCTGCTTGAGGTCTGGCTTGATCCGGGAGAACCGATTGAGCAGGTACCTGACAGTTTGGCAATGGAAGGCTACAGCATTGAGCAAGTAGAAGACCGAGCTGAATTCTTTGCCTTAAGAGTGCGACGACCTACCGTTTCTGCATGA
- the rsgA gene encoding small ribosomal subunit biogenesis GTPase RsgA: MNVAGVELNAAEAAPQLLGTVVAVQANYYQVRLDAAHLLPAEPEALEVTQLLCTRRARLKKIGQQVMVGDRVLVEEPDWAGGRAAIAQVLARTSELSRPPISNVDQILLVFALAEPTLDPHQLSRFLVKAESTGIDVVLCLNKRDLLTPAEQQQWCDRLNQWGYEPILISVYQEDGLAVLQQRLSQKITVVAGPSGVGKSSLINHMVPTLDLRVGQVSGKLGRGRHTTRHVELFELPAGGLLADTPGFNQPELDSAPEELANYFPEARRRLADISCQFNDCLHRDEPNCAVRGDWERYEGYLNLLEKTIARQAAIARLKDAESTTKAKTKEEGQVQQEPKLESKKYRRVSRRVQQQNLKELYKDIESGLVEPD, translated from the coding sequence ATGAACGTTGCTGGCGTAGAACTCAATGCTGCGGAAGCTGCGCCTCAGCTGCTAGGAACGGTTGTGGCTGTCCAAGCCAACTACTACCAAGTGCGATTAGACGCTGCTCACTTATTACCTGCTGAGCCGGAGGCACTGGAAGTGACGCAGTTGTTGTGTACCCGCCGCGCTCGGCTGAAGAAAATTGGTCAGCAGGTGATGGTAGGCGATCGCGTCTTGGTCGAAGAACCCGACTGGGCAGGGGGACGAGCGGCGATCGCCCAAGTCTTGGCCCGCACCTCGGAGCTGAGCCGTCCGCCCATTTCTAATGTGGATCAAATTTTGTTGGTGTTTGCCTTGGCTGAACCGACGCTAGACCCGCATCAGCTGAGTCGATTTTTAGTTAAAGCTGAATCGACTGGGATAGATGTGGTGCTGTGTTTGAACAAGCGAGATTTGCTCACACCAGCCGAACAACAGCAATGGTGCGATCGCCTGAATCAATGGGGTTATGAACCCATTCTGATTAGTGTCTATCAAGAAGATGGCTTGGCAGTCCTACAGCAGCGCCTGAGCCAAAAAATCACAGTGGTAGCTGGGCCTTCGGGAGTGGGTAAATCCAGCTTAATTAACCATATGGTTCCCACGTTGGACTTACGAGTCGGTCAGGTTTCTGGCAAGTTGGGACGGGGACGGCATACCACTCGGCATGTGGAACTATTTGAGTTACCCGCCGGGGGGTTGCTGGCTGATACGCCTGGGTTTAACCAGCCCGAATTAGATAGTGCGCCAGAAGAGTTAGCCAACTATTTTCCAGAAGCACGACGACGTTTGGCAGATATCTCTTGCCAGTTCAATGACTGCTTACACCGCGATGAGCCTAATTGTGCGGTTCGGGGGGATTGGGAGCGGTACGAAGGCTACCTCAATTTACTGGAGAAAACGATCGCTCGCCAAGCTGCGATCGCCCGACTCAAAGACGCAGAATCGACTACTAAAGCCAAAACTAAAGAAGAAGGGCAAGTCCAGCAAGAACCCAAGCTGGAAAGCAAAAAGTATCGGCGTGTATCCCGACGGGTGCAACAACAAAACCTGAAGGAACTTTACAAAGACATTGAAAGCGGTTTAGTTGAGCCTGACTGA
- a CDS encoding DUF445 family protein: MELSNLWLFAGPPVVGGIIGYFTNDIAIKMLFRPYRPYYLGKKQLPFTPGLIPKNQERLAKRIADTIMGSLLTPEELQNLARRLLKTERVQAAILWLLQLGLDQVQADKEQKTAKILGGILRDLLGQSMPRLLKVLARREDFLETQLNQIFDQVLLEFQLTEDQANKLSEWLLQVVLPPDAIRQALVDFLTDRNIQIIDEGFREKASGTYWVVANLFGLRNSLTRLRTFCLDEREASNARIAELTLSLAVRQRLREWLQNLSLQNLPVSTVRQLRKTMRDSVRLYIQNRGSDVLQGLSKSIDWENLATVVLSRLRNSAVVNASLGTVSQELALVLERYLERDLESIVAQAIPILDIDQVIIDRVKATSSADLEMAIQGIVRSELQAIVNLGGILGFVIGSFQSISFLLR, encoded by the coding sequence TTGGAGTTGTCTAACCTCTGGCTTTTCGCTGGTCCTCCTGTTGTCGGTGGCATCATTGGCTATTTCACCAATGATATTGCCATCAAAATGCTGTTTCGCCCCTATCGGCCTTACTACCTAGGCAAGAAGCAACTGCCGTTTACTCCTGGCTTGATTCCTAAAAACCAGGAACGGTTAGCGAAACGCATTGCTGACACGATTATGGGGTCTTTGTTGACTCCGGAGGAATTACAAAATTTAGCTCGTCGTCTGCTCAAGACAGAGCGAGTCCAAGCAGCAATTCTCTGGTTGCTGCAATTAGGTCTGGATCAAGTTCAAGCGGATAAAGAACAAAAAACTGCCAAAATCTTAGGTGGCATTCTGCGGGATCTGTTAGGCCAATCAATGCCTCGGCTCCTGAAAGTGCTAGCGCGACGAGAAGATTTTCTCGAAACCCAACTGAATCAAATTTTTGATCAAGTTCTGTTGGAGTTTCAACTGACAGAAGACCAAGCAAATAAGCTATCAGAATGGCTGTTACAAGTCGTGTTACCGCCAGATGCAATTCGTCAAGCTTTGGTCGATTTTTTGACCGATCGCAACATTCAAATTATTGATGAAGGTTTCCGCGAAAAAGCCAGCGGTACTTACTGGGTCGTTGCCAACCTGTTTGGGCTACGGAACTCCTTGACTCGCCTCCGCACTTTCTGCCTCGATGAACGGGAGGCTAGCAACGCTCGCATCGCCGAACTGACTTTGTCCTTGGCAGTGAGACAGCGCTTGAGAGAGTGGCTACAAAATCTCTCTTTACAGAATTTACCTGTTTCTACCGTGCGGCAGCTCCGCAAAACTATGCGCGACAGCGTCCGGCTATATATCCAAAACCGGGGCTCGGATGTTTTACAAGGTTTGAGCAAATCGATTGACTGGGAAAACCTTGCCACGGTAGTTCTCAGCCGCCTCCGCAATTCTGCTGTAGTCAATGCGTCGTTAGGGACAGTGAGTCAGGAATTGGCTTTAGTGCTAGAACGGTACCTAGAACGAGATTTAGAATCTATTGTGGCTCAAGCAATTCCAATTTTAGACATCGATCAAGTGATTATCGATCGCGTCAAAGCCACTTCGTCGGCTGATTTGGAGATGGCCATTCAAGGGATTGTCCGTAGCGAGCTACAAGCGATCGTGAATTTAGGCGGCATTCTTGGCTTCGTCATTGGCTCTTTCCAGAGCATCTCGTTTTTGCTGCGTTGA
- the ubiE gene encoding bifunctional demethylmenaquinone methyltransferase/2-methoxy-6-polyprenyl-1,4-benzoquinol methylase UbiE has product MTPNCDRTPPLPEDLLSSSKTVELQNADQAAPIQALFDRIAPIYDQLNDWLSLGQHRIWKQMAVKWSDAQPGDTCLDLCCGSGDLAQRLARQVGSTGQVFGADFSKAQLAIAQQRLEASSCPPIINWVQADALNLPFSEAQFDAATMGYGLRNVTDIRRSLEELHRVLKPKAKAAILDFHRPANQEFQAFQAWYLNNIVVPLAEQFNLREEYAYLSPSLEKFPIGSEQVHLAYQAGFTEATHYPIAGGTMGVLVVTKGSD; this is encoded by the coding sequence ATGACACCCAATTGCGATCGCACCCCCCCTCTCCCAGAAGATCTCCTCAGTTCCTCTAAAACTGTAGAGTTACAAAACGCGGATCAAGCCGCTCCGATCCAAGCTCTTTTTGACCGGATTGCTCCGATCTATGACCAACTCAATGACTGGTTGAGTTTGGGGCAGCACCGGATTTGGAAGCAAATGGCAGTCAAATGGAGCGATGCTCAACCCGGAGACACCTGCCTAGACTTATGCTGCGGCAGCGGTGATTTAGCTCAACGACTAGCGCGGCAAGTCGGCTCTACGGGTCAAGTTTTTGGGGCGGATTTCTCAAAAGCGCAGTTGGCGATCGCTCAGCAGCGGCTAGAAGCCAGTTCTTGCCCTCCCATCATCAATTGGGTTCAGGCGGACGCATTAAATCTGCCGTTTTCAGAAGCGCAGTTTGACGCTGCCACAATGGGCTATGGCCTGCGTAACGTCACCGACATTCGGCGCAGCCTAGAGGAATTACACCGGGTGCTCAAGCCAAAGGCCAAAGCAGCAATCCTAGACTTTCATCGTCCCGCCAACCAGGAATTTCAAGCCTTTCAAGCCTGGTATCTCAACAACATTGTGGTGCCTCTAGCCGAACAATTTAATCTGCGCGAAGAGTATGCCTACCTCAGTCCCAGCCTCGAAAAGTTCCCGATTGGCTCCGAGCAAGTGCATCTAGCTTATCAAGCTGGCTTTACGGAAGCCACACACTACCCGATCGCCGGGGGTACGATGGGAGTACTAGTTGTGACAAAAGGATCTGACTAA
- a CDS encoding response regulator, with translation MDNAIPELAIPELDSISRQLMSLEKPQKPKMLVVDDEPDNLDLLYRTFRRDFQVLRAESGVLALDVLATEGEVAVIISDQRMPEMKGTEFLSKTVPQFPNTMRIILTGFTDVEDLVEAINSGQVYKYITKPWDPNELKAVVQRAAETYELLKQRTEELRRAQAQTNLLSAIVQVAQSSASLEACLEPIAIAFGKNFSAHGCILQLVEGNALVATQGIYSATGGLENWLDQDPLAKEAIASQQMQVAVNIPTDDSLASVGHYQASGVQAHLIVPITYRGEILAVLSLQWKKPCKLREDELTLIHLSAQQVALALTCTRYYRPVV, from the coding sequence ATGGACAACGCCATCCCTGAACTTGCCATCCCCGAACTTGATAGTATTAGTCGTCAGTTAATGAGCCTAGAAAAACCTCAAAAACCTAAAATGCTCGTGGTAGATGATGAGCCAGATAACCTGGATTTGCTCTACCGCACCTTTCGGCGTGATTTTCAAGTACTGCGAGCTGAGAGTGGTGTCCTAGCGTTAGACGTACTTGCCACTGAAGGTGAAGTAGCGGTGATCATCTCTGACCAACGGATGCCAGAGATGAAGGGCACTGAGTTTCTCAGCAAAACCGTGCCGCAGTTTCCCAATACCATGCGGATCATCCTTACAGGCTTTACAGATGTTGAGGACTTGGTAGAAGCCATCAACTCTGGACAGGTGTACAAGTACATCACCAAGCCTTGGGACCCAAATGAACTGAAGGCCGTAGTGCAACGCGCCGCAGAGACCTATGAGTTGCTAAAGCAACGCACTGAGGAGCTACGGCGGGCTCAAGCCCAAACCAATCTGCTTTCGGCGATTGTCCAAGTGGCTCAAAGTTCTGCCAGTTTAGAAGCTTGTCTGGAACCGATCGCGATCGCCTTTGGCAAAAACTTTTCCGCCCACGGCTGTATTCTCCAACTGGTGGAAGGTAATGCTTTAGTGGCTACTCAAGGTATTTATAGTGCTACTGGCGGTCTAGAAAATTGGCTGGATCAAGATCCGTTAGCGAAGGAAGCGATCGCCAGTCAGCAAATGCAAGTGGCGGTCAATATCCCTACCGACGACTCCTTGGCGAGTGTGGGGCACTATCAAGCATCTGGAGTTCAAGCACATCTCATCGTCCCCATTACCTACCGTGGTGAAATCTTAGCCGTACTGTCGCTGCAATGGAAAAAGCCTTGCAAGTTGCGCGAAGATGAGTTGACCCTAATTCACCTATCCGCTCAACAAGTTGCCTTGGCCTTAACCTGCACTCGCTATTACCGACCCGTGGTTTAG
- the hisF gene encoding imidazole glycerol phosphate synthase subunit HisF, whose protein sequence is MLAKRILPCLDVKAGRVVKGVNFVDLRDAGDPVELAQAYNEAGADELVFLDITATHEDRGIIFDVVHRTAEQVFIPLTVGGGIQNLETIKNLLRAGADKISLNSAAVRDPDLINRASDRFGRQCIVIAIDARRRQDPANPGWDVFVRGGRENTGLDAIAWAKEVEQRGAGELLITSMDADGTQAGYDVELTRTIAEQVQIPVIASGGAGNCEHIHTVLTEGRAEAALLASLLHYGQLTVSQIKHHLAEHQVPVRLL, encoded by the coding sequence ATGTTAGCAAAGCGGATTTTGCCCTGTTTAGATGTCAAAGCAGGCCGAGTCGTTAAAGGCGTAAACTTTGTAGATTTGCGTGACGCTGGCGATCCAGTGGAGTTAGCGCAAGCCTATAACGAAGCGGGGGCAGATGAGCTAGTCTTTCTAGACATTACCGCGACCCACGAAGACCGAGGGATTATTTTCGATGTAGTTCACCGCACCGCAGAACAGGTGTTTATCCCTTTGACTGTAGGTGGAGGCATCCAAAACTTAGAAACCATTAAAAATCTGTTAAGAGCGGGAGCTGACAAAATCAGCCTAAATTCAGCAGCGGTGCGCGACCCCGATCTAATTAATCGAGCCAGCGATCGCTTCGGTAGACAGTGCATCGTAATTGCCATTGACGCTCGGCGGCGACAAGATCCTGCCAACCCAGGGTGGGATGTGTTTGTACGGGGGGGACGAGAAAACACCGGGCTAGACGCGATCGCTTGGGCCAAAGAAGTAGAGCAACGCGGAGCAGGCGAACTCCTAATCACGAGTATGGATGCCGATGGTACTCAAGCAGGCTATGACGTGGAGCTAACTCGTACCATTGCTGAGCAGGTACAAATTCCAGTGATTGCCTCAGGCGGAGCGGGTAACTGTGAGCATATCCACACAGTCTTGACCGAAGGTAGGGCAGAAGCGGCTTTGCTGGCCTCTCTACTCCACTATGGGCAATTAACAGTCAGCCAAATTAAACATCACTTAGCCGAACATCAAGTCCCAGTGCGGCTGCTCTAA
- a CDS encoding SUMF1/EgtB/PvdO family nonheme iron enzyme codes for MTSTSRFAPSDPRLSQLELQRQQMQQWLQDCRVGTLALFQSVDAETFRQQIHPEFSPIGWHLGHIAFSEGLWILEHCAGQPPLLPQYRRLFAADGLPKAERCNLPNFEEICEYLEAVRAQVLQYLQIAPLNEQERLWHWLLQHESQHSETISFLLQLHRWTSGAELQPKLHPSQTQAVSRTWGEMICIPAGSFEQGNDSLDAIDNERPVHPVHLETYWIDRYPVTNGQYRQFITAGGYDHSEYWSAAGWQWRQTNAITQPLYWRDEPDWADHPVCGVSCYEAEAYARFVGKRLPTEAEWEKAASWHPQTQQRQTYPWGEAFPSAERCNHDHLQGQTTAVDVYPSGQSAYGCYDMLGNVWEWTASWFDGYDGFEFYPYRGYSQVYFDGQHRVLRGGSWVTRPWGLRSAFRNWYDPGTRQILAGFRCTQDVEPAIAASDRSEV; via the coding sequence ATGACCTCGACATCCAGATTCGCTCCATCTGACCCACGGCTCAGCCAGCTAGAGTTACAACGGCAGCAAATGCAGCAATGGTTGCAAGACTGCCGCGTGGGCACCCTCGCTTTATTTCAAAGCGTTGATGCTGAGACATTTCGCCAACAAATTCATCCCGAATTTAGCCCCATTGGTTGGCATTTGGGACACATTGCCTTCAGTGAAGGGCTATGGATTCTGGAACATTGTGCAGGTCAACCACCCCTACTCCCCCAATACCGCCGTTTGTTTGCTGCCGATGGCCTACCCAAAGCAGAGCGCTGCAACCTACCTAATTTTGAGGAGATTTGTGAGTATCTAGAAGCAGTCCGAGCCCAAGTACTTCAATACTTGCAAATAGCGCCCCTCAACGAGCAAGAAAGGCTTTGGCACTGGCTGTTACAACACGAAAGCCAACACAGTGAAACCATTAGCTTTCTCCTGCAATTACACCGTTGGACTTCTGGTGCAGAGCTACAACCGAAGCTACATCCCTCTCAAACCCAAGCAGTTTCTCGCACTTGGGGCGAAATGATCTGCATTCCTGCCGGAAGTTTTGAGCAGGGCAATGACTCCCTAGACGCGATCGATAACGAACGCCCAGTACACCCAGTTCATCTCGAAACTTACTGGATCGATCGCTACCCCGTTACCAATGGCCAATACCGCCAATTTATTACGGCTGGAGGCTACGACCATTCAGAATATTGGTCAGCAGCAGGTTGGCAGTGGCGACAGACAAACGCCATTACTCAACCCCTCTACTGGCGAGATGAACCTGATTGGGCAGACCATCCCGTTTGTGGAGTGAGTTGTTATGAGGCGGAAGCTTATGCTCGCTTCGTTGGAAAACGCCTACCCACAGAAGCCGAGTGGGAAAAAGCAGCAAGTTGGCATCCCCAAACTCAACAGCGCCAAACCTACCCTTGGGGCGAAGCCTTTCCGAGTGCTGAGCGATGTAACCACGACCATTTGCAAGGTCAAACAACAGCCGTTGATGTTTACCCATCCGGGCAAAGCGCCTATGGTTGCTACGACATGCTGGGCAATGTCTGGGAATGGACTGCTTCTTGGTTTGATGGCTACGATGGGTTTGAATTCTACCCCTATCGTGGCTACTCTCAAGTGTATTTTGATGGGCAGCATCGCGTGTTGCGGGGCGGCAGTTGGGTAACTCGGCCTTGGGGATTGCGCTCTGCCTTTCGTAATTGGTATGACCCTGGCACCCGACAAATTCTCGCTGGCTTTCGCTGTACCCAAGATGTAGAGCCTGCGATCGCGGCCTCAGATAGGTCAGAGGTTTAG
- the egtC gene encoding ergothioneine biosynthesis protein EgtC: MCRLLGYLGPSIPLDRLLNKPEHSLIVQSYQPREMTSGILNADGFGIGWYHPQQATNPFTYKNTLPIWNDPNLSSLSRYIESGCILANVRSATAGLGVDLSNCQPFQQDSVLFMHNGLIKNFRHTLRKAICDRLDEKSHQIIQGTTDSEYIFALLLHYWNQAPEKPLEDALHQTLITLSDLTERQQLEFSANILISDGKRLIASRFASQTSTPSLHWLRDDPTLPNAVVVASEPLFAGDWITCPERSILTVEDDLDIQIRSI; this comes from the coding sequence ATGTGCCGTTTACTAGGCTACTTAGGGCCATCCATTCCGCTCGATCGCCTGCTCAACAAGCCTGAGCACTCACTCATCGTCCAAAGCTACCAGCCCCGTGAAATGACCTCTGGCATACTCAACGCCGATGGTTTTGGCATTGGTTGGTACCACCCCCAGCAAGCAACAAACCCCTTTACTTACAAAAACACCCTACCCATCTGGAACGACCCCAACCTCTCCAGCCTCAGCCGCTACATCGAATCAGGCTGCATCCTAGCCAACGTCCGCAGTGCTACGGCAGGCCTTGGTGTTGATTTGAGTAATTGCCAGCCTTTTCAGCAAGATTCCGTCTTGTTCATGCATAATGGCCTCATCAAAAATTTCCGGCACACATTGAGGAAAGCCATTTGCGATCGCCTGGATGAGAAATCTCATCAAATTATTCAGGGAACAACCGACTCAGAGTACATCTTCGCGCTATTACTCCATTACTGGAACCAAGCTCCAGAAAAACCTCTAGAAGATGCTCTGCACCAAACTCTCATCACCCTCTCTGATCTCACCGAGAGACAGCAGTTAGAGTTTTCGGCCAATATCCTGATCAGCGATGGCAAACGGTTGATTGCGTCTCGCTTTGCCAGTCAGACCTCTACCCCCTCCCTGCACTGGCTGCGCGACGACCCCACGCTTCCCAATGCCGTAGTCGTGGCCTCTGAGCCTTTGTTCGCCGGAGATTGGATCACTTGCCCAGAACGTAGCATTCTGACAGTAGAAGATGACCTCGACATCCAGATTCGCTCCATCTGA
- a CDS encoding FAD-dependent hydroxylase — MVAFDYDLAIAGGGIAGTLLACALRNSELRVALIEARPRTAGLSRRQAYAVTLLSGKIFEGLGLWQEILPKVTTFCQIRLSDADHPNVVRFLPEDLGTEALGYVAEHHVIMRSLYDCLDKSPNITELCPAEVVQAHYQPDGVELKVAVEGEMRTIRTRLLVAADGSRSPLRQQAGIRTRGWKYWQSCITCVIQPEKNHGSIAYERFWPSGPFAILPLPENRCQIVWTAPHAEAKAMADLDDESFLAELSRRYGDQMGKLSLASDRYVFQVQLMQSDRYTLPRLALVGDAAHCCHPVGGQGLNMGIRDAAALAQVLLQAHQKGEDIGDLKVLRRYERWRKSENLTILGFTDLLDRCFSSNWLPLVVIRRLGLWLMRTLRPLKYLALRLMTGQTGRSPQLARHEQ, encoded by the coding sequence ATGGTTGCTTTTGACTATGATTTGGCGATCGCGGGTGGCGGCATTGCAGGGACGCTGCTGGCTTGTGCGTTGCGGAATTCGGAGTTGCGGGTGGCGCTGATTGAGGCGCGACCTCGGACGGCGGGGCTGAGCAGACGGCAGGCTTACGCGGTGACGTTACTGTCGGGCAAAATTTTTGAAGGTTTGGGGTTGTGGCAGGAAATTTTGCCGAAGGTGACGACGTTTTGCCAGATTCGGCTCTCGGATGCGGATCATCCAAATGTAGTGCGATTTCTGCCGGAGGATTTGGGCACGGAGGCGCTGGGCTATGTGGCGGAGCACCATGTCATCATGCGATCGCTGTATGACTGTTTGGACAAAAGCCCGAATATTACGGAGTTGTGTCCGGCGGAGGTCGTGCAGGCGCATTATCAACCGGATGGGGTTGAGCTGAAGGTGGCAGTTGAGGGAGAAATGCGCACGATTCGCACGCGGTTGCTGGTGGCGGCGGATGGATCGCGATCGCCACTTCGGCAACAAGCAGGGATTCGCACCCGTGGCTGGAAGTATTGGCAGTCTTGCATTACTTGTGTAATTCAGCCGGAAAAGAACCACGGCAGTATTGCCTATGAGCGGTTCTGGCCCAGTGGCCCGTTTGCGATTTTGCCGCTCCCTGAAAATCGTTGCCAAATTGTCTGGACGGCTCCTCATGCGGAAGCGAAGGCGATGGCTGATCTAGATGATGAATCTTTCTTGGCAGAACTCTCTCGGCGCTATGGCGACCAAATGGGCAAGTTATCTCTGGCAAGCGATCGCTATGTGTTTCAGGTGCAGTTGATGCAGAGCGATCGCTACACGTTACCGCGTTTGGCGTTGGTAGGAGATGCGGCCCATTGTTGCCATCCGGTGGGTGGTCAAGGCTTGAATATGGGAATTCGGGATGCCGCTGCTTTAGCGCAGGTGCTATTGCAAGCCCACCAAAAAGGAGAAGACATTGGTGACTTGAAAGTGCTACGACGCTATGAACGCTGGCGCAAATCGGAAAACCTAACGATCCTCGGCTTTACGGATCTCCTCGATCGCTGTTTTTCTAGCAATTGGCTACCCTTAGTGGTCATCCGCCGTTTGGGTCTCTGGCTGATGCGAACTCTGCGACCTTTGAAGTATCTAGCTCTACGATTGATGACGGGTCAAACAGGGCGATCGCCACAACTGGCAAGACATGAGCAGTGA
- a CDS encoding VOC family protein, translating to MLSPAISLIVLRTANLEACLTFYRRLGLELVAEKHERGPVHYSCALGSLVLEIYPGSVGIAPEPKVGGATMIGFCVSSLHDTLTALQDLSVKVLSSPTTSAWGLRAVVLDPDGRAIELVEQGSE from the coding sequence ATGTTGAGTCCTGCTATTTCATTAATAGTTCTGAGAACTGCAAATCTGGAAGCTTGCTTGACGTTCTACCGCAGATTAGGACTGGAGCTAGTCGCAGAGAAGCATGAGCGAGGGCCTGTTCACTACTCTTGCGCTCTAGGGAGTTTAGTGCTTGAAATTTATCCGGGCTCTGTTGGTATTGCACCTGAACCTAAAGTAGGTGGAGCGACGATGATTGGCTTTTGCGTCAGTTCATTACATGACACCCTAACTGCATTGCAGGATTTGTCTGTCAAAGTTTTGTCTTCACCTACAACGTCAGCTTGGGGATTGCGAGCCGTAGTTCTCGATCCAGATGGTCGTGCGATTGAACTAGTAGAACAAGGTAGCGAATGA
- a CDS encoding GGDEF domain-containing protein produces MIYPSHKYQSIQSEFFSQLIEQGIPQIGIVLIDVDQLILFNDKYGHHKGDEALEEIVHIIAHEVPPSCEANRVGGEEFLILLPELDLTEVVSVAEAIRKRVETSFLDLPKRSRLCSFDFSVCTRIETSLTITCAIAFYPQHGKMLSEILEVADKAMYEGAKQLGGNKTALAGNVEI; encoded by the coding sequence GTGATTTACCCCTCTCACAAATATCAGAGCATCCAATCTGAGTTTTTCTCTCAATTGATTGAACAGGGAATTCCTCAGATAGGAATTGTCTTGATAGATGTTGATCAGCTCATTCTCTTTAATGATAAGTATGGTCATCATAAAGGAGATGAGGCATTAGAAGAAATTGTTCATATTATTGCTCACGAAGTTCCACCGAGTTGTGAAGCCAACCGTGTTGGTGGGGAAGAATTTCTGATTCTCTTGCCAGAACTCGACTTGACAGAAGTTGTTTCAGTGGCCGAGGCAATTCGTAAAAGAGTAGAAACTTCGTTCTTGGACTTACCTAAGCGGAGTCGGCTCTGTTCATTCGATTTTTCTGTTTGTACTAGAATAGAAACCTCACTAACTATTACATGTGCGATCGCGTTTTATCCACAGCATGGCAAAATGCTGAGCGAGATCCTAGAAGTAGCCGATAAGGCCATGTATGAGGGAGCAAAACAACTGGGTGGAAATAAAACAGCGTTAGCTGGTAATGTAGAAATTTAA